The following proteins are co-located in the Bacteroidales bacterium genome:
- a CDS encoding lipid A deacylase LpxR family protein encodes MKQGILHIVLLFSLLLLAGCAKNDPSVPNKTISVQNPDNALKAKQNGKNKPGQTPIIESRFQQNVKVNQNNTSNQQPDPGNTYQYYIPAEHLEKRALISSGKLAQSGGSREKRSGFRNSIKPQEPDFFKTGRTLQEIFINAIFDNDIFDYTDYYYTSGISFEFYHPAISASPLTQLLPGLRNSVNYYGLTLVQNLYTPRKLDTSGVQLGDRPFSAYLTLGHQRISLSTDHRRRLETELTMGVIGPASLGGFAQDVIHTNEPDGWVNQVNNDIILNYSIRFDQGLFSGRNIELAVITGGQAGTLYDNIMAGIYLQLGKMNDRYGSVSQATDHQKPFKNRIRYFFPIDLKNKLIIYDATLQGGMFNRESVYKLDRDQINRYVFTGTASIGLGLGRYSLEAGQVYLTPEFAGGRHHFWFRIKNIYYIN; translated from the coding sequence ATGAAGCAAGGAATCCTCCATATTGTCCTTTTATTTTCGCTGCTTCTCCTTGCTGGTTGTGCAAAGAATGATCCCTCCGTGCCAAATAAAACTATATCTGTGCAAAATCCAGATAATGCATTAAAGGCAAAGCAAAATGGCAAAAATAAACCCGGTCAGACTCCAATAATTGAATCCCGTTTTCAACAAAATGTAAAGGTCAATCAGAATAATACTTCAAATCAGCAACCTGATCCGGGCAATACTTACCAATATTATATACCTGCTGAGCATCTCGAAAAACGAGCATTGATTTCTTCAGGTAAGCTGGCACAATCCGGGGGATCCAGGGAAAAAAGATCTGGCTTCAGGAATTCAATTAAACCTCAGGAACCCGATTTTTTCAAAACCGGCAGGACATTGCAGGAAATTTTTATCAATGCTATTTTTGATAATGATATTTTCGATTACACAGATTATTATTATACCAGCGGAATTAGTTTTGAATTTTATCATCCCGCCATCAGTGCTTCGCCACTAACACAACTTCTGCCTGGTCTGAGAAACAGCGTGAATTATTATGGCCTGACCTTGGTCCAGAACCTTTACACACCCCGCAAACTTGATACATCAGGTGTTCAGCTCGGGGACCGTCCTTTTTCAGCTTATCTCACACTCGGGCATCAAAGGATATCCCTTTCAACCGATCACCGCCGTCGGCTTGAAACTGAATTGACTATGGGCGTCATTGGTCCCGCATCGCTCGGCGGTTTTGCCCAGGATGTTATACATACAAACGAACCGGACGGCTGGGTTAACCAGGTAAACAACGATATTATACTGAATTACAGCATTCGTTTTGACCAGGGACTATTTAGCGGAAGAAACATTGAACTAGCTGTCATTACAGGCGGACAGGCGGGTACACTTTACGATAACATTATGGCCGGTATTTACCTGCAATTGGGCAAAATGAACGACCGGTACGGATCGGTTTCTCAAGCCACTGATCACCAGAAGCCTTTCAAGAACAGGATCCGTTATTTTTTTCCCATCGATTTGAAGAATAAGCTCATAATCTACGATGCCACGCTGCAAGGCGGAATGTTTAACCGTGAAAGTGTTTACAAACTTGACCGAGACCAGATCAACCGGTATGTTTTCACCGGAACGGCAAGTATAGGGCTCGGATTAGGAAGGTACAGCCTGGAAGCCGGGCAGGTTTATCTCACCCCTGAATTTGCAGGAGGCAGGCATCACTTCTGGTTCCGCATTAAGAATATCTATTACATTAATTAA
- a CDS encoding thiamine pyrophosphate-dependent enzyme, translated as MRQDTVRKKSSGRDFEKKFTKEEVLRDYRIANESRQLSLLGRREVLGGKAKFGIFGDGKEIPQLAMAKVFRDGDWRSGYYRDQTFMLAAGMMAPEEFFSQLYGDTDLSFNPQTAGRAMNNHFATRSLDENGEWKDLMKQKNSSADISPTAGQIPRLLGLALASKIFRNVPGLDPLAHLSLKGNEVAFGTIGDASTSEGHFFETINAAGVLKVPLAISIWDDGWGISVSKKLQTTKENISGILRGFELDEEGNGYLIYKLKGWDYPGLCRAYEEGISRCRAEHIPVMFHVEECTQPQGHSTSGSHERYKSPERLAWEEEFDGIRKMRAWIISEKIASAKELDDIESKAAERALKARNTAWNHFLEPLCRQRDEFLRMADISTCNCAKTQKINAIKDELRMVGEPIWKDIMSSGKKILRLICNSCSNPQNSLKKNVMAWRDIAMQRNQENYSSHLYSESALNALQVKEVRAIISKDSPLVPGREILRDNFDYILEHFPETLIFGEDVGKIGGVNQTMEGLQTKYGELRVTDTGIREATIIGQGIGLAMRGLRPIAEIQYFDYLLYGLQVISDDLATLQYRTRGGQKAPMIISTRGHRLEGIWHSGSALSMVVNSIRGVHVLVPRNMTQAAGFYNTMIRSDEPTLIIEPLNAYRLKEPMPANIGEFTVPVGKPEIIKPGNDVTVVTYGACVRIAQEAAAQLQEFGIDVELIDVQSLLPFDLDHVITESLKKTNKVLFFDEDVPGGATAFMMQKVLEEQGGYYYLDAQPWTLTAKAHRPAYSTDGDYFSNPNAEDVFDSVYNLMHEINPAKYPKIF; from the coding sequence ATGAGGCAGGATACGGTAAGAAAAAAGAGCTCCGGACGGGATTTTGAGAAGAAATTCACGAAGGAAGAAGTGCTGCGGGATTACCGTATCGCCAATGAAAGCAGGCAGTTGAGCCTGCTTGGACGCCGTGAAGTATTGGGGGGCAAAGCTAAGTTTGGCATTTTCGGCGACGGAAAGGAGATCCCTCAACTAGCCATGGCGAAGGTTTTCCGGGATGGAGACTGGCGCTCGGGCTACTATCGTGATCAGACCTTTATGCTGGCCGCCGGGATGATGGCTCCGGAAGAATTTTTTTCCCAGCTTTACGGTGATACGGATCTTTCCTTCAACCCGCAAACAGCCGGCAGGGCGATGAACAATCACTTTGCCACCCGTAGCCTTGACGAAAATGGCGAATGGAAAGACCTGATGAAGCAGAAGAATTCCTCGGCCGACATCTCCCCTACTGCAGGACAAATACCCAGGTTATTAGGATTGGCGCTTGCCTCAAAAATCTTCAGAAACGTTCCCGGACTTGACCCCCTGGCCCATCTTTCCCTGAAAGGCAACGAAGTAGCTTTCGGTACCATCGGAGATGCCAGCACATCAGAAGGGCATTTTTTCGAAACGATCAATGCGGCCGGGGTGTTGAAAGTCCCCCTTGCCATTTCAATCTGGGATGATGGATGGGGCATATCGGTCAGTAAAAAATTACAGACGACCAAGGAAAATATTTCCGGGATCCTGCGCGGCTTTGAGTTAGACGAAGAAGGAAACGGATATTTGATCTATAAGCTGAAAGGCTGGGATTATCCAGGTCTTTGCCGGGCTTATGAAGAAGGTATCTCACGATGCCGTGCCGAACACATCCCGGTCATGTTTCATGTGGAAGAATGTACCCAGCCACAGGGCCACAGCACTTCAGGCTCTCATGAAAGGTATAAATCACCGGAAAGGCTGGCATGGGAAGAGGAATTCGATGGCATCAGGAAAATGCGGGCGTGGATCATTTCCGAAAAAATTGCTTCCGCAAAGGAACTCGATGACATAGAATCCAAAGCTGCCGAACGGGCCCTTAAAGCACGAAATACCGCCTGGAACCATTTCCTGGAGCCTTTATGCAGGCAAAGGGATGAATTTCTCCGAATGGCTGATATCAGCACATGCAATTGCGCTAAAACGCAAAAGATCAATGCCATAAAAGATGAGTTGCGCATGGTTGGGGAACCCATTTGGAAAGATATCATGTCATCAGGCAAGAAGATCCTCCGGTTAATCTGCAATTCATGCAGTAATCCGCAGAATTCACTCAAAAAGAATGTAATGGCCTGGAGGGACATTGCCATGCAACGCAATCAGGAAAACTACAGCTCCCATCTTTATAGTGAATCGGCTTTAAATGCTTTACAGGTTAAAGAAGTCAGGGCTATCATTTCCAAGGACTCACCCCTTGTTCCCGGCCGTGAGATCCTGCGCGATAATTTCGATTACATCCTTGAACATTTTCCAGAAACGTTGATATTCGGTGAAGATGTGGGGAAGATCGGAGGGGTCAATCAAACCATGGAAGGCTTGCAAACTAAATATGGCGAATTGCGTGTTACTGACACCGGCATCCGTGAGGCGACGATCATCGGGCAGGGAATTGGACTGGCCATGCGAGGTTTAAGGCCAATTGCAGAGATCCAGTATTTCGACTACCTGCTTTATGGACTGCAGGTGATCAGCGACGATCTTGCCACGTTGCAATACCGCACCCGTGGCGGGCAGAAAGCGCCCATGATCATTTCCACCCGCGGCCACCGGCTCGAAGGGATATGGCATTCAGGTTCGGCGCTTAGCATGGTCGTCAACTCCATCCGGGGCGTTCATGTATTGGTACCCAGGAACATGACACAGGCAGCGGGATTTTATAATACCATGATACGATCGGATGAACCGACCCTGATTATTGAACCACTGAATGCATACCGGCTGAAGGAACCTATGCCTGCCAATATAGGCGAATTCACCGTCCCCGTGGGGAAACCGGAGATCATAAAACCAGGTAACGATGTCACTGTTGTTACATACGGAGCCTGCGTGAGAATTGCCCAGGAAGCCGCAGCGCAGCTTCAGGAATTCGGGATCGATGTCGAACTTATTGATGTACAATCTCTGCTACCCTTCGACCTGGATCATGTCATCACAGAATCTCTTAAAAAAACGAATAAGGTTCTTTTCTTTGATGAAGACGTACCTGGCGGGGCTACCGCTTTCATGATGCAAAAGGTTCTGGAAGAACAGGGCGGCTATTATTATCTGGATGCACAACCCTGGACGCTGACAGCCAAAGCACACCGGCCTGCGTACAGCACTGATGGGGATTACTTCAGCAACCCAAATGCAGAAGATGTCTTCGATTCCGTTTATAACCTCATGCATGAAATCAACCCTGCCAAATACCCAAAGATTTTCTGA
- the mnmD gene encoding tRNA (5-methylaminomethyl-2-thiouridine)(34)-methyltransferase MnmD, giving the protein MLPGSKVEFKITGDGSHTLFVPELGEHYHSVFGAIAESRHIFIDAGFKNINKSIEPVEILEIGFGTGLNALLTCIETETMRCKVKYTTIELNPLQEDIYSLLNFADLITYRDSREIFLRLHQLPWNEWTYLTKHFSLLKINSSLKDYQPAKGTFALVYFDAFGPDVQPEMWTKEVFNKIAFGLKKHGVLVTYSTKGTVKRNLSGAGFSFEKLPGPPGKREFLKAVKI; this is encoded by the coding sequence ATGTTACCTGGTTCTAAAGTAGAGTTTAAAATTACCGGTGACGGATCGCATACTTTATTTGTGCCGGAATTGGGAGAGCATTATCACTCCGTTTTCGGGGCGATCGCAGAATCCAGGCATATTTTCATTGATGCCGGTTTTAAAAATATAAACAAATCCATAGAACCAGTTGAAATTCTTGAAATCGGCTTCGGGACAGGGCTAAATGCATTATTGACCTGTATTGAAACTGAAACTATGAGATGTAAAGTGAAGTACACCACCATCGAACTAAATCCATTACAGGAAGATATTTATTCATTATTGAATTTTGCTGATCTGATAACCTACCGGGATTCCCGGGAAATTTTTCTGCGCCTGCATCAATTGCCCTGGAATGAATGGACTTATCTTACAAAGCATTTTTCTCTTCTCAAAATAAATTCGTCCTTGAAAGATTACCAGCCCGCAAAGGGAACTTTCGCCCTGGTTTATTTTGATGCTTTCGGCCCGGATGTTCAGCCTGAAATGTGGACTAAGGAAGTTTTTAATAAGATTGCTTTTGGATTGAAAAAACATGGCGTGCTGGTGACTTATTCTACGAAAGGCACGGTAAAAAGAAACCTTTCAGGGGCTGGGTTTTCTTTCGAAAAATTACCGGGACCGCCAGGAAAACGTGAATTCCTCAAGGCTGTAAAGATTTGA
- a CDS encoding electron transfer flavoprotein-ubiquinone oxidoreductase, which translates to MNNIDSVSTDVLIIGGGPSGLSTAIHLADILKQKGQIHRILLIEKGSSIGSHILSGAVIKPAVFKELLPEVDISEIPFNAKVIKDKTILLSENGGIALPFHIPYMNNIGSYTASLGQICRFLAVKAEEKGVEIYTGFAVDEILYEDGKVIGAKTKDTGLDHHGNQLENFQPGTRIEARITIFAEGTRGSLTKMLIKKFGLTKGKNEQVYSLGCKELWSVPQGNIEPGQIYHTMGYPLNNDEFGGGFIYGLKDNKVAVGLVVGLDYKDPSFDVHDAMQVWKTTSFVSRILKGGKLLEYGAKTLPEGGYYAIPRLYVDNALIVGDNAGLVAMPALKGVHLAIKSGMLAAQTSANALLINDTSEKSLQQYETLVTNSWIHKELYPVRNFRQGFEKGLIAGGFHFGTQLITGGAGFFGRLRSHADNQTTLKLSELKKKPFRERFKGKLEFDKVLTFDKATDIFYSGVHHDEQQPVHLHIDDMEKYKAMNIELYGSPEQFYCSSEVYELHTNKAGEKELRIHAENCMHCKTCDIKSPGGEITWVVPNGGNGPEFQNM; encoded by the coding sequence ATGAATAATATTGATTCAGTATCAACGGATGTATTAATAATCGGAGGTGGACCATCTGGCCTCTCAACGGCAATTCATTTAGCTGATATTTTAAAACAAAAAGGACAGATTCACAGAATATTGCTGATTGAAAAAGGAAGTTCGATCGGAAGCCACATTTTGTCGGGCGCAGTTATTAAACCCGCCGTTTTTAAAGAATTATTGCCCGAAGTGGATATCTCGGAGATTCCATTCAATGCTAAAGTCATAAAGGACAAAACGATATTGCTGAGCGAAAACGGAGGCATAGCATTGCCGTTTCATATTCCGTATATGAATAATATTGGCAGCTACACTGCTTCATTGGGGCAGATATGCAGGTTTTTAGCAGTCAAAGCCGAGGAAAAAGGCGTAGAAATATATACCGGTTTTGCAGTAGACGAGATTTTGTACGAAGACGGTAAGGTAATCGGCGCTAAAACAAAAGATACAGGTTTGGACCACCATGGTAATCAATTGGAGAATTTTCAGCCAGGTACACGGATCGAAGCTAGAATTACCATTTTTGCCGAAGGTACCCGAGGCAGCCTGACCAAAATGCTTATCAAAAAGTTCGGCTTAACCAAAGGTAAAAACGAACAGGTATACTCTTTGGGCTGTAAGGAATTATGGTCAGTTCCACAGGGTAATATTGAGCCCGGCCAGATTTATCACACCATGGGCTATCCACTCAACAATGATGAATTTGGCGGAGGCTTCATTTACGGATTAAAGGATAATAAAGTGGCTGTCGGCCTTGTCGTCGGGCTCGATTATAAAGATCCATCATTCGATGTTCATGATGCCATGCAGGTTTGGAAAACCACTTCTTTTGTTTCCAGGATTTTAAAAGGAGGTAAATTACTGGAATATGGCGCCAAGACCCTTCCCGAAGGAGGATATTATGCTATTCCCAGATTATATGTCGATAATGCTTTAATCGTAGGTGATAACGCAGGTCTGGTTGCTATGCCTGCGCTGAAAGGAGTGCACCTGGCCATCAAATCCGGGATGCTGGCCGCACAAACATCAGCCAATGCATTATTAATTAACGACACTTCGGAGAAAAGCCTTCAACAATATGAGACATTAGTAACTAACAGTTGGATTCACAAAGAATTGTATCCTGTCCGCAATTTCCGGCAGGGATTTGAAAAAGGATTAATCGCCGGAGGATTTCATTTTGGGACCCAGCTGATCACCGGTGGAGCAGGCTTCTTTGGCAGACTAAGATCCCATGCCGACAATCAGACAACACTTAAATTGAGTGAACTTAAAAAGAAACCTTTCAGAGAGCGATTTAAAGGTAAATTGGAGTTCGACAAGGTATTAACATTTGATAAAGCAACTGATATATTTTATTCAGGAGTGCACCATGATGAGCAACAGCCTGTGCATCTTCACATTGACGACATGGAGAAATATAAGGCTATGAACATTGAACTGTACGGATCACCTGAGCAATTTTATTGTTCATCTGAAGTATATGAGCTGCACACAAACAAAGCCGGTGAGAAAGAGCTAAGAATTCATGCTGAAAATTGTATGCATTGTAAAACCTGCGATATAAAATCTCCCGGAGGAGAGATTACCTGGGTAGTGCCAAATGGCGGCAATGGCCCGGAATTCCAGAATATGTAA
- a CDS encoding acylphosphatase produces MKMSYRITVYGKVQNVGFRFYTARTAQEFNIEGFVRNEPDGAVYIEAEGEEDALDTFAAWCRRGPQWARVDQFDIQKQPLMNHKGFRVR; encoded by the coding sequence ATGAAAATGAGTTACCGGATCACGGTTTATGGCAAAGTGCAGAATGTCGGGTTCCGGTTTTATACTGCCAGAACTGCCCAGGAATTTAATATCGAAGGTTTTGTAAGAAATGAACCAGATGGTGCGGTATATATTGAGGCAGAAGGAGAAGAGGATGCATTGGACACCTTTGCAGCCTGGTGCCGACGCGGTCCTCAATGGGCAAGAGTTGATCAGTTTGACATCCAGAAACAACCCCTGATGAACCATAAAGGATTTCGGGTGAGATAA
- a CDS encoding PspC domain-containing protein, with amino-acid sequence MKKTLSINISGFVFHIDEDAYEKLHRYLEAIKSHFRGFEGKDEVISDVEARVAEILQKKISGSKEVITQEDVDEVIGILGQPSDFAMDDEDTASRKEFFYSSIPKRLYRDPEKKVFGGVCSGLGAYFNLDPVWVRVIFIFMMLISGFGLLIYLILWMVVPEARTTAERLEMRGEPVNISNIEKSLGEEVNHLKEKFNDLTSKARYTYRKKKEEFDSGHRDQFLESIGDIGRVFLRIFLIIAGTIILILGIALTIAYLSIVFRFPMITLFDQAGVHTFPLYPVIDRIFENDADLRTFATGLMILFGIPLLMMLWAGIRLIFNLARAKFVSGLAAVIWLCALVITLVFGFKVADSFRYQGNFTRESILEINKQDTLQLVTIRNLPQISGWDQSPMIQIPEWRIAISEDEKVFYGIPELKIKPSIDSVTRLIVNTSTRGPFSGEAAERAENITYSWQLKSDTLFLSDSFILSDEDKWRKQETRVELRLPAGTVFSLDDHIYPILGYHKNISRHDMIGTMFIMTNEGLVKSEE; translated from the coding sequence ATGAAAAAAACACTCAGTATTAACATCAGCGGGTTTGTCTTCCATATAGACGAGGATGCGTATGAAAAGCTTCACCGTTATCTTGAGGCCATCAAGTCCCATTTCAGGGGCTTTGAAGGCAAGGATGAAGTGATTTCAGATGTCGAAGCCAGGGTTGCTGAGATCCTTCAAAAAAAGATCTCCGGCAGCAAGGAAGTGATCACACAAGAAGATGTGGATGAAGTGATCGGAATTTTAGGGCAGCCAAGCGATTTTGCAATGGATGACGAAGATACCGCCAGCCGGAAAGAGTTCTTCTATTCCAGTATTCCAAAAAGGCTTTACCGTGATCCTGAAAAGAAGGTTTTCGGAGGGGTTTGCAGCGGCCTTGGTGCTTACTTTAATTTAGATCCTGTCTGGGTACGGGTCATTTTTATATTCATGATGCTGATTTCCGGTTTCGGTTTGCTGATCTACCTGATTCTCTGGATGGTTGTGCCGGAAGCCCGCACGACTGCTGAAAGACTTGAAATGAGAGGCGAACCGGTCAATATCTCCAATATTGAGAAATCACTTGGGGAGGAAGTGAATCATCTGAAAGAAAAGTTCAACGACCTGACCTCGAAAGCCAGGTACACTTATCGGAAAAAGAAAGAGGAATTCGATAGTGGCCACAGGGATCAATTTCTGGAGAGCATAGGTGATATCGGCAGGGTATTCCTCAGAATATTCCTGATCATTGCGGGAACCATTATCCTGATCCTGGGCATTGCATTAACAATAGCATACCTGTCAATAGTTTTCCGTTTCCCAATGATTACACTGTTTGATCAAGCCGGGGTTCACACATTTCCTTTATATCCGGTGATTGACAGGATCTTTGAGAATGATGCCGACTTGCGCACTTTTGCCACCGGGCTGATGATTTTGTTCGGAATACCTTTGCTCATGATGCTCTGGGCGGGAATCAGGCTGATCTTCAACCTGGCCCGGGCAAAATTCGTCAGTGGTCTGGCCGCTGTCATATGGTTATGCGCACTGGTCATCACCCTGGTCTTTGGTTTTAAGGTTGCTGATTCATTCCGTTATCAGGGGAATTTCACCAGGGAATCAATCCTTGAAATAAATAAACAGGACACGCTGCAACTGGTCACTATCCGCAACCTGCCCCAAATATCGGGCTGGGATCAATCACCCATGATTCAGATCCCTGAATGGAGAATAGCTATTTCAGAAGATGAAAAGGTCTTCTATGGCATACCTGAGTTGAAAATCAAGCCCAGCATCGATTCTGTCACACGATTAATTGTAAACACCAGTACAAGAGGCCCTTTTTCTGGCGAAGCCGCTGAAAGAGCTGAAAATATAACCTATTCCTGGCAACTTAAAAGCGATACGCTCTTTTTATCCGATAGTTTTATTCTGTCTGATGAAGATAAATGGAGAAAACAAGAAACAAGGGTCGAACTGCGCCTGCCTGCCGGAACTGTCTTCAGCCTTGATGATCACATTTATCCAATTCTTGGCTACCATAAAAATATTTCAAGGCATGATATGATAGGGACGATGTTTATCATGACCAATGAGGGATTAGTGAAGAGTGAAGAGTGA
- a CDS encoding VOC family protein — protein sequence MKNLTLFLFLIILTGSCNTATRQNDTKNNDTHKSEQKETIMNDTVPKVTGIGGIFFRSKNPEETREWYGKNLGLAINEYGSSFEFRNANRPDEINYLQWSPFEEGLDYFPAAQEFMINYRVQNIEELVKKLRANGVNIVDEIEEFEYGKFVHILDPEGNKIELWEPIDSVFTQMGGETTK from the coding sequence ATGAAAAATCTGACTTTATTTTTATTTCTGATAATTTTGACTGGAAGTTGCAATACAGCTACCAGGCAAAATGACACTAAGAATAACGATACACACAAATCTGAACAAAAAGAGACAATTATGAACGATACAGTACCAAAAGTTACCGGCATAGGTGGAATTTTCTTCCGTTCGAAAAATCCTGAAGAAACAAGAGAATGGTATGGTAAAAACTTGGGTCTTGCAATAAATGAATACGGCTCTTCTTTCGAGTTCAGAAACGCAAACAGGCCTGATGAAATCAATTATCTCCAATGGAGCCCGTTTGAGGAAGGATTAGATTATTTCCCTGCAGCACAAGAGTTTATGATTAATTATCGGGTACAAAATATTGAAGAATTGGTAAAAAAGCTCAGAGCAAATGGTGTAAACATAGTAGACGAAATCGAAGAATTTGAATATGGTAAATTTGTTCATATTCTCGATCCGGAAGGAAACAAAATTGAATTATGGGAGCCAATAGACAGCGTTTTCACTCAAATGGGCGGGGAAACAACCAAATAG
- a CDS encoding PadR family transcriptional regulator: MYYICSMDIERNTAQMRKGVLELCILSIVSQQDAYASDIIEKLKEARMIVVEGTLYPLLTRLKNEGLLSYRWEESTQGPPRKYYRITDEGQTVFDRMALSWKELVEAVDTLIAIKN; encoded by the coding sequence ATGTATTATATTTGCAGCATGGATATCGAAAGAAATACTGCCCAAATGCGGAAAGGTGTTCTCGAACTGTGCATCCTTTCCATTGTTTCCCAACAAGATGCATATGCGTCTGATATTATTGAGAAACTTAAAGAAGCCCGGATGATCGTAGTCGAAGGCACGCTTTACCCCTTGCTCACGAGGTTGAAGAATGAAGGTCTGCTCAGTTATCGCTGGGAAGAATCTACCCAGGGGCCGCCCCGAAAGTATTATCGAATAACGGATGAAGGACAAACTGTTTTTGACCGGATGGCACTTAGTTGGAAAGAGTTGGTGGAGGCTGTCGATACACTCATAGCAATTAAAAATTAA
- a CDS encoding FAD-binding protein, with translation MALTIISLIKQVPLPSEMRMGEDGLMDRTKAKSIINIDCQFGLEAGLQLRKQYPDARLIVCSMGPKSFENALRTAISMGYDEAFLLSDRKLGGSDTYATGLAISTMLKHLGFTKDSKDPFIILAGRQTSDGDTAHVPSQVAENIGIPQATFVESVKADGNGNVIAKRIIEGGYQILKLPMPCVISLTPTGIPPRKPSLSGAIKARNLEITTFGIDDIGLGTEKIGINGSPTIVVKVIEILSERPPIKMSEGHNETALVDSLIENLGKGGNVLEKKEKAAKKEIEHPDFPEKDFRNGAKGIITWAEVTNGKVSRPSLELLTPARNLATQLGHGTKVLTLIIGKNVQPLAQTLIEYGSDEVIVVENDRLEEYLVLPFSSVFAQVIKERNPEIALFAATTSGRELAPRIGMKTDSGVTADCTGLEIGEYVDKKEGVIYKPVLESRRPTYGESKLATILGFVCPQISTARAGTFQVPKRIEGQQGMVSRFNPVLNDKDFVVEIVKTERGEGGLQNLFEADIIISGGRGATNDSLGLIKALAHALKNQGVNAEWASSRPVVDEGVAEYARQVGQTGKTIRPKVYIAVGISGAIQHLAGMKESEKIIAIDHNPKANIFHNADFGILGEYQDILPELIERVNAGFTFGIESKKKI, from the coding sequence ATGGCTTTAACGATAATAAGCTTAATAAAACAGGTTCCGCTCCCGAGCGAAATGAGAATGGGAGAAGATGGGCTAATGGACCGGACAAAAGCAAAATCAATAATTAATATTGATTGTCAGTTTGGTTTGGAAGCCGGTTTGCAACTCAGGAAACAATATCCAGATGCAAGATTAATTGTTTGCTCAATGGGTCCGAAATCATTTGAAAATGCTCTCAGGACAGCCATTTCCATGGGTTACGACGAAGCGTTCCTTTTGTCCGACCGTAAACTTGGCGGAAGCGATACTTATGCAACCGGCCTGGCAATTTCTACCATGCTTAAGCACCTGGGTTTTACCAAAGATTCTAAAGACCCTTTTATAATTCTGGCCGGCCGGCAAACCAGTGATGGAGATACTGCACACGTGCCTTCCCAGGTAGCAGAAAATATCGGAATTCCTCAGGCCACTTTTGTAGAGAGCGTTAAAGCTGACGGCAATGGAAATGTAATTGCAAAAAGGATTATAGAAGGCGGGTATCAGATATTGAAATTGCCCATGCCGTGTGTTATATCGTTAACCCCAACAGGTATTCCTCCCCGTAAGCCTTCACTAAGCGGAGCCATTAAAGCCCGCAACCTGGAAATTACAACTTTTGGAATTGATGATATTGGCCTGGGAACCGAAAAAATCGGTATCAACGGTTCCCCTACCATTGTCGTAAAAGTAATTGAGATTTTAAGCGAGCGCCCGCCTATAAAAATGTCGGAAGGTCATAATGAAACTGCTTTGGTTGATAGTTTGATCGAAAACCTTGGAAAAGGCGGTAATGTTTTGGAGAAGAAGGAGAAGGCAGCTAAAAAAGAAATCGAACATCCGGATTTCCCCGAAAAAGACTTCAGAAATGGAGCCAAAGGAATTATAACCTGGGCTGAGGTAACAAATGGTAAAGTCTCCAGGCCTTCGCTCGAGCTGTTGACTCCGGCCAGAAACCTTGCAACGCAATTAGGACACGGCACTAAAGTACTGACACTAATTATAGGTAAAAATGTTCAGCCATTGGCTCAAACCCTGATTGAGTATGGTTCAGATGAAGTTATTGTCGTTGAAAATGACAGGCTCGAAGAATATCTTGTTCTTCCGTTTTCATCAGTTTTTGCCCAGGTTATTAAAGAAAGAAACCCGGAAATTGCTCTGTTTGCTGCAACCACTTCCGGACGGGAATTAGCTCCCAGGATAGGCATGAAAACAGATAGCGGGGTGACAGCGGACTGTACCGGACTTGAAATTGGAGAGTATGTAGATAAAAAAGAAGGAGTGATTTATAAACCTGTCCTTGAATCCCGGCGGCCTACCTATGGCGAGAGCAAACTTGCCACTATTCTTGGTTTTGTTTGTCCCCAAATTTCAACGGCAAGGGCTGGTACTTTTCAAGTTCCTAAACGTATTGAAGGACAGCAAGGCATGGTTTCAAGGTTCAATCCTGTTTTAAATGATAAAGATTTTGTTGTTGAGATTGTAAAAACAGAAAGAGGTGAGGGCGGATTACAAAATCTTTTCGAGGCCGACATTATAATTTCAGGTGGCAGAGGTGCCACAAACGACAGTTTAGGATTGATAAAAGCGCTTGCCCACGCTTTAAAAAATCAAGGTGTAAACGCTGAGTGGGCATCCAGCCGTCCGGTAGTTGACGAGGGTGTAGCCGAATATGCCCGCCAGGTGGGGCAAACCGGTAAAACCATCCGTCCTAAAGTATATATTGCGGTTGGTATCTCAGGTGCAATTCAACACCTGGCCGGTATGAAAGAATCTGAAAAAATTATTGCCATAGACCATAATCCTAAGGCTAACATTTTCCATAACGCCGATTTTGGTATTTTAGGCGAATATCAGGACATTTTGCCGGAATTGATTGAACGTGTTAACGCCGGATTTACATTCGGAATTGAGTCAAAAAAGAAAATATGA